The Salmo trutta chromosome 6, fSalTru1.1, whole genome shotgun sequence genome has a window encoding:
- the LOC115196087 gene encoding FERM and PDZ domain-containing protein 4 isoform X2: MDVFGFAKMAKLSGHKTKSSGWPPPSGSWGTLPGTPYGWDMGSSRDARDYFSNHVSQSSSLEEVHRLDGVQQVPPAPRLVEMRRDPVLGFGFVAGSEKPVVVRSVTPGGPSEGKLIPGDEIIMINDEAVSSAPRERVIDLVRNCKESIMLTVVQPYPSPKSAFISAAKKAKLKSNPVKVRFAEEVIINGQVPNTVKDNSLLFMQNVLKVYLENGQTKSFRFDCSTSIKDVIMTLQEKLSIKCIEHFSLMLEQRTEGSGSKLLLLHEQEMLTQVTQRPGSDKMKCFFRISFVPKDPVDLLRRDAVAFEYLYVQSCNDVVLERFGSEMKYDAALRLAALQMYVLTMTTRQMQKVSLKYIQKEWGLALFIPPAVMTSMKEKNIKKALTHILKTNQNLVPPGKKLTALQAKVHYLKYLSELRLYGGRVFKSILLQGEKQTEVTLLVGPRYGISHVINAKTNLMALLADFSHVNRIEILTEDDINVRVELHVMDVRPITLIMESSDAMNLACLTAGYYRLLVDSRRSIFNMAHCNSIAEEMDQDNLLEWPYSTSLGNCAAGQDERYSSDMDFSNNGGRENNISPYIPEPQHHTLTLQQNERPSEGRRSPQAPPLPPARNKPQNSPRSAKVSFIFGDPPLNTVNPQNFGYERLMDESPEVPEHRPIAYLHNNVNNTGDFRTQVPVPFQFADGRPHVVYSNIGEELVEEPLLRDLCYADTTDDAEDEDDASCEEDSTGTGGGEGGGGGTTAASKATILTLSGSSDDIIDLTSLPPPEGGDDDDDDTDGVLHSLNLAIAAPPPGFRDSSDEESPEGRPLATADNNDMPVSLIDAVPTGSHGEGSGRERSLEDAMVTTLQALEALTVSEERPHPPRPQRPQPNSNPGVKMSRAFSPESSSDSGNETNSSEMTEATEQAAAHKLIHENHRRLLIATSEGYQPLTEEKTDFPVSPRVATQKKAHSPSHHRDGGPPSSTTLLKQTLHPDGIELDPETTDFLTNLSSGFSKRPNSVVVGGKRLKKLADTNGKFNTFSTRDGHKGSQLDVERTSFCERLQRRPPLPLPENSISIMAENLAVNSLPRSHRRLPRPPPPHPERTEPEEEPGEAAVGDTGAMGGEEEEYLGGAAGPFPSSPTKKSRDPPGGQGDAPGEQLQQVRQGVARLCEYHLAKRISSLQSEAHNSLQGSQCSSLDAGCSTGSSACGTPTDSPLCAPDGNHHPLCESSTSLRVFTYEDKAPHGTPGQIPGGRDLHPQADPTLLRKMLPNIHPPGLDTSREGSLRSAKMKETTGSTARRSILQNDLHAKTACVRGANPKEGNESYRQLINYLTVSQMHQGGRLHSAGLGGGVRKDTRRYITSNPQLIEMVRSKGNTIHRYPCMPPLCSSPFLSPSLVNPNAATSRGDKGPRPYHSATLPAKLKSNPDLHAQRPADSLEVRPSGTERRSSFSGLESELERGAIDPEVERFLSLRDSIHGGGGGGGMVHRPPSRARSVMFQSGASICGPEDWLRSDCRTKHAIRQAPNDYLCFSTAPSVARTEQLGTSLGAEAGDHPSAFTKQARACATAPPPPPPPPPPPPLPANMSTHNSTVPKQESTVTYRQNHIQSVTASLHHQCEPNMNSLQRGRDSSMNSLHLGREPSTNSLQRDREPSINSLHLGREPSINSLHLGRELSTNSLQRDREHSTNSLHLGKEPSINSLQRGRELRRSTSNVTVGSGSVEVLFDKGRTKCQQGPVDPKLQRRPTRKRLSKSYSQGSVASTCWSAGGRDSRRASVMFPLQKDAKHMKGSQKLDSGSPWRCNGPFSYCFFKRKSQAEDDEVEGGEMGERSRRCRGREMEEAASIYSPATDAAGDQLYSEVLTNMSFSDRLSRINTLKDRMYVFPVGFSDVRRDASELIALVRSSVGRGDRSGQVPQITADLSQYKQLLSIESKELGRACRRMAQAHGSPEEMLLAITCSFQVLCCLSEACMCLVRGLRASAAQQQREVVAKVDELVMNYICLLRAAEAASIGAPSDHSVNALVRHSSTMSAIANALTRSLKTLLSK, from the exons TGGACGTCTTTGGTTTCGCGAAGATGGCAAAGCTGTCAGG CCACAAGACCAAATCATCGGGCTGGCCTCCCCCCTCTGGATCCTGGGGCACCCTGCCGGGAACCCCCTATGGCTGGGACATGGGCTCTTCCAGGGACGCCCGAGACTACTTCAGCAA CCACGTATCCCAGAGCAGCTCCCTGGAGGAGGTGCACCGTCTGGACGGGGTGCAGCAGGTGCCCCCTGCCCCCCGGCTGGTGGAGATGAGACGGGACCCCGTCCTGGGTTTCGGCTTCGTGGCCGGGAGCGAGAAACCGGTGGTGGTCCGCTCCGTCACGCCTG GAGGTCCATCGGAGGGAAAGCTGATCCCAGGAGATGAGATCATCATGATCAACGACGAGGCAGTCAGCTCAGCGCCCAGGGAACGAGTCATCGACCTCGTCAG AAACTGTAAGGAGTCCATTATGTTGACTGTTGTCCAGCCATACCCT TCGCCCAAATCTGCGTTCATCAGTGCAGCCAAAAAAGCCAAGCTCAAGTCCAATCCGGTCAAAGTGCGCTTCGCAGAAGAGGTCATCATTAACGGTCAGGTTCCG AACACAGTCAAGGACAACTCTCTCCTCTTCATGCAGAACGTTCTGAAGGTGTACCTGGAGAACGGGCAGACCAAGTCGTTTCGGTTCGACTGCAGCACATCCATCAAG GATGTTATCATGACCCTACAAGAGAAGCTGTCCATCAAGTGCATTGAGCACTTCTCCCTGATGCTGGAGCAGCGGACGGAGGGATCGGGCAGCAAGCTGCTACTCTTGCATGAGCAGGAGATGCTAACTCAG GTGACACAGAGGCCAGGGTCTGATAAGATGAAATGTTTCTTCAGAATCAGCTTCGTCCCCAAGGACCCGGTGGATCTGCTCAGACGGGATGCCGTGGCGTTTGAATACCTCTACGTTCAG AGCTGTAACGATGTGGTTCTGGAGCGCTTTGGCTCGGAGATGAAGTACGACGCCGCGCTACGATTGGCCGCTCTGCAGATGTACGTCCTCACTATGACGACCAGGCAGATGCAGAAGGTCTCGCTCAAATACATCCA AAAGGAGTGGGGTCTAGCCCTTTTCATCCCACCAGCAGTGATGACCAGCATGAAGGAGAAGAACATCAAGAAAGCACTGACGCACATCCTCAAAACCAATCAGAACCTAGTGCCTCCAGGAAAAAAG TTGACTGCATTGCAGGCTAAAGTGCACTACTTGAAGTATCTCAGTGAGCTGAGGTTGTATGGAGGGAGAGTGTTCAAATCCATACTTTTG CAAGGGGAGAAGCAGACAGAGGTGACCTTGCTAGTGGGGCCCAGGTACGGCATCAGTCACGTGATCAACGCCAAGACCAACCTGATGGCCCTGCTGGCAGACTTCAGCCACGTGAACCGCATCGAGATCCTCACAGAGGATGATATCAACGTCCGCGTGGAGTTACACGTCATGGATGTTAGG CCCATCACGTTGATAATGGAGTCTAGTGATGCCATGAACCTGGCGTGTCTGACAGCAGGGTACTATCGACTCCTAGTGGACTCTAGGAGATCTATCTTCAACATGGCCCACTGCAACAGCATCGCTGAAGAAATGG ATCAGGACAATCTTCTGGAGTGGCCGTACAGCACTTCGTTAGGCAACTGTGCTGCCGGCCAGGACGAGCGTTACAGCAGTGACATGGACTTCTCTaacaatggagggagagagaacaacaTCTCTCCCTACATCCCCGAGCCCCAACACCATACCCTAACCCTGCAGCAGAACGAGAGGCCGTCGGAGGGGCGGAGGAGTCCCCAGGCCCCACCTCTCCCCCCCGCCAGAAACAAACCCCAAAACTCCCCCCGGAGCGCCAAGGTCTCCTTCATCTTCGGAGACCCCCCTTTGAACACTGTGAATCCCCAGAACTTTGGCTACGAGCGCCTGATGGATGAGAGTCCCGAGGTGCCTGAGCACAGGCCCATAGCCTACTTGCACAACAATGTCAACAACACGGGGGACTTTAGGACCCAGGTGCCCGTGCCCTTCCAATTCGCCGACGGCAGGCCGCATGTGGTCTACAGCAACATCGGCGAGGAGCTGGTGGAGGAACCGCTGCTAAGGGACCTTTGCTATGCAGACACCACGGACGACGCCGAGGATGAGGACGACGCCAGCTGTGAGGAAGACTCTACCGggacgggggggggggagggtggagggggcGGCACGACGGCGGCGAGCAAAGCCACGATCCTCACCCTCTCGGGCTCCAGCGATGACATCATCGACCTGACCTCACTTCCTCCCCCCGAGGGgggcgatgatgatgatgacgatacTGACGGTGTCCTCCATTCGCTAAATCTCGCCATTGCCGCCCCACCCCCGGGGTTCAGAGACAGTTCTGATGAGGAGAGTCCCGAGGGTCGCCCTTTGGCCACTGCCGACAACAATGACATGCCCGTGTCGCTGATCGACGCTGTCCCCACGGGGTCACATGGCGAGGGGAGCGGCAGGGAAAGGAGTCTGGAGGATGCCATGGTAACGACCCTGCAGGCACTAGAAGCCCTGACCGTGTCCGAGGAGAGGCCACACCCACCACGCCCACAGCGACCACAGCCCAACAGTAACCCAG GTGTGAAAATGTCTCGAGCTTTCAGTCCTGAGTCTTCCTCTGACTCAGGCAATGAGACCAACTCCTCAGAGATGACCGAGGCCACGGAGCAGGCCGCCGCCCACAAACTCATCCACGAGAACCACAGGCGCCTCCTTATCGCCACCTCAGAGGGCTACCAGCCTCTGACGGAGGAAAAGACAGACTTCCCCGTCTCGCCCAGAGTGGCCACCCAAAAAAAAGCCCACAGCCCCTCCCACCATCGAGACGGCGGGCCTCCGTCGTCCACCACGCTCCTTAAACAGACCCTCCATCCAGATGGCATAGAGCTGGATCCAGAAACCACTGATTTTCTGACTAACCTCTCCTCCGGCTTCAGCAAGCGACCCAACTCCGTGGTTGTTGGAGGGAAACGGCTAAAAAAGTTGGCCGACACCAATGGGAAGTTCAACACGTTCAGTACCAGAGACGGCCACAAGGGAAGCCAGCTGGATGTGGAGCGTACCTCGTTCTGCGAGAGGCTGCAGAGAAGGCCGCCTCTTCCTCTACCAGAGAATTCCATCTCCATCATGGCGGAGAACCTGGCAGTGAACAGCCTGCCAAGGAGTCACCGCAGGCTGCCgcgcccccctcccccacaccctGAACGGACAGAGCCTGAGGAGGAACCGGGAGAGGCTGCAGTGGGGGACACTGGGGCGATGGGCGGCGAGGAGGAAGAGTACCTGGGGGGAGCGGCAGGTCCCTTCCCATCCTCCCCGACCAAGAAGTCCCGGGACCCACCCGGTGGACAGGGAGATGCCCCAGGGGAGCAGCTGCAGCAAGTGAGGCAAGGGGTTGCCCGGCTGTGTGAGTACCACCTAGCCAAACGGATCTCGTCCCTCCAGAGCGAGGCTCACAACTCCCTGCAGGGCTCCCAGTGCTCATCGCTGGACGCGGGCTGCAGCACGGGGAGCAGCGCCTGTGGCACCCCAACAGATTCGCCTCTCTGTGCCCCCGACGGCAACCACCACCCGCTCTGCGAATCTTCCACGTCCCTCAGGGTTTTCACCTACGAGGACAAGGCTCCCCATGGCACCCCGGGCCAGATCCCTGGGGGCAGGGACCTCCACCCCCAAGCAGACCCCACACTCCTGCGGAAGATGCTGCCCAACATACACCCTCCTGGGTTAGACACCAGCAGAGAGGGTTCCCTCCGGTCGGCCAAGATGAAAGAAACCACAGGTAGTACAGCTAGAAGGAGTATCCTTCAAAATGATCTGCATGCCAAGACAGCCTGTGTAAGGGGTGCTAACCCCAAGGAGGGTAACGAGTCCTATAGGCAGCTCATTAACTACCTGACAGTGAGCCAGATGCACCAGGGAGGCAGGTTGCACAGTGCAGGCCTGGGAGGGGGAGTCAGGAAGGACACTAGGAGATATATTACCAGTAATCCCCAACTGATAGAGATGGTTAGGAGTAAAGGGAACACCATTCACCGCTATCCCTGCATGCCCCCCTTGTGCTCCTCACCCTTCCTCAGCCCGAGTCTTGTGAACCCCAATGCAGCCACCTCACGGGGTGACAAAGGCCCCCGGCCGTATCACTCCGCCACCCTGCCCGCTAAGTTGAAGAGCAATCCTGACTTGCATGCTCAGAGACCCGCTGACAGTCTTGAAGTAAGGCCCAGtggcacagagaggaggagctccTTTTCGGGCCTCGAGAGTGAGTTAGAGAGGGGCGCCATCGACCCTGAGGTCGAGCGGTTCCTGTCCCTGAGGGACAGCATCCATGGAGGGGGCGGGGGTGGGGGCATGGTCCACAGGCCCCCCTCCAGGGCGCGGAGTGTGATGTTCCAAAGCGGTGCCAGCATCTGTGGCCCAGAGGACTGGCTCAGATCTGACTGCAGGACAAAGCATGCCATCCGACAGGCTCCTAACGATTATCTCTGTTTTTCTACTGCCCCTAGTGTAGCTCGCACAGAGCAGCTGGGGACGTCACTGGGAGCGGAAGCAGGAGATCACCCATCAGCTTTCACTAAGCAGGCCAGAGCCTGTGCCACggctccaccccctcctcctccgccacctcctccacctcccctacCAGCCAACATGAGCACCCACAACTCCACTGTGCCAAAGCAGGAGTCCACCGTCACATACAGACAAaaccacatccagtcagtcaCAGCCAGCCTCCACCACCAGTGCGAGCCCAATATGAACAGCCTCCAGAGGGGCAGGGACTCCAGTATGAACAGCCTCCACTTGGGCAGGGAACCCAGTACCAACAGCCTGCAGCGGGACAGGGAGCCCAGCATCAACAGCCTCCACCTGGGCAGGGAGCCCAGCATAAACAGCCTCCACCTGGGCAGGGAGCTCAGCACCAACAGCCTGCAGCGGGACAGGGAGCACAGCACCAACAGCCTCCACCTGGGCAAGGAGCCCAGCATCAACAGCCTGCAGCGGGGCAGGGAGCTCAGACGGAGCACCAGTAATGTAACTGTGGGCTCCGGGAGTGTGGAGGTGCTCTTCGACAAAGGCAGAACCAAGTGCCAGCAAGGACCAGTTGACCCCAAACTACAGAGGAGACCCACGAGGAAGAGGTTGTCGAAGAGCTACTCGCAGGGCTCGGTAGCGTCCACGTGCTGGTCGGCTGGGGGTAGAGACAGCCGGAGGGCCTCAGTGATGTTCCCCCTGCAGAAGGACGCCAAGCACATGAAGGGCTCGCAGAAGCTGGACTCGGGCAGCCCCTGGAGGTGCAACGGTCCCTTCAGCTACTGCTTCTTCAAGAGGAAGAGCCAGGCAGAGGATGATGAGGTAGAGGGGGGTGAGATGGGCGAGAGGTCCAGGCGCTGCCGTGGCAGGGAAATGGAGGAAGCAGCGTCTATCTACAGCCCGGCCACGGACGCAGCAGGCGACCAGCTCTACAGCGAGGTCCTGACCAACATGAGCTTCAGCGACCGGCTGTCGCGCATTAACACGCTCAAAGACCGCATGTACGTCTTCCCCGTTGGCTTCTCGGACGTACGCCGCGACGCCAGCGAGCTCATTGCCCTAGTGCGCTCAAGCGTAGGCAGGGGGGACCGCAGCGGCCAGGTGCCACAGATCACAGCCGACCTGTCCCAATACAAGCAGCTGCTGTCAATCGAGTCTAAAGAGCTGGGGCGGGCATGTCGCAGGATGGCCCAGGCCCACGGCAGCCCAGAGGAGATGCTGCTAGCCATCACCTGCAGTTTCCAGGTGCTGTGCTGCCTGTCTGAGGCCTGCATGTGCCTGGTGAGGGGCCTGAGGGCATCAGCCGCCCAACAGCAGAGGGAAGTGGTGGCCAAGGTGGACGAGCTGGTCATGAACTACATCTGCCTGCTGCGCGCAGCCGAGGCGGCGTCCATCGGAGCGCCCAGCGACCACAGCGTCAATGCCCTGGTCCGCCACTCCAGCACCATGTCAGCCATCGCCAACGCACTCACCCGCTCCCTCAAAACGCTGCTTAGCAAGTAG